Proteins found in one Candidatus Nitrosopelagicus brevis genomic segment:
- a CDS encoding DNA-binding protein: protein MSDPAPDVNDQPNEDQINAQKDMLLKQLLSSEARLRLNNVKMVKPDLANMVENYLLGLASQGRSPSQITDDQLKQILLSAQQPKKDFKINRI, encoded by the coding sequence ATGAGCGACCCCGCACCTGATGTAAACGATCAACCAAATGAGGATCAAATTAATGCACAAAAAGACATGTTGCTAAAACAACTTCTTAGCTCTGAAGCCCGATTGAGACTAAATAATGTCAAAATGGTAAAGCCTGATCTGGCAAACATGGTTGAAAATTATTTGTTAGGTCTTGCCAGTCAGGGTCGATCTCCTAGTCAAATAACCGACGATCAACTAAAACAAATCCTATTATCTGCTCAACAACCAAAAAAAGATTTCAAAATCAATAGAATCTGA
- a CDS encoding 30S ribosomal protein S19e — MAKVYDVPQQEFISRLTEILKNEDIPAPVWASFVKTGSHADKPPQQPDWWYTRCASIMRKIYLHGPLTVNDLRTIYGDGKRKMYYGARHHRDASGAIIRNAIHGLEKLGYLEQVEKKGRVVSRQGMQKLDKLATEILGELIQTTPKLKIYS; from the coding sequence ATGGCAAAAGTTTACGATGTACCTCAACAGGAATTCATCTCAAGACTTACTGAGATATTGAAAAATGAAGATATCCCTGCACCAGTTTGGGCATCTTTTGTCAAAACAGGATCGCATGCTGATAAACCTCCACAACAACCTGATTGGTGGTATACCCGCTGTGCATCTATAATGAGAAAAATTTACCTTCATGGTCCTCTCACCGTAAATGATCTTAGAACAATTTATGGTGATGGTAAACGCAAAATGTACTATGGTGCACGTCATCATAGAGATGCAAGTGGTGCAATTATTAGAAATGCAATCCATGGATTAGAAAAATTAGGCTATCTTGAACAAGTAGAAAAGAAAGGACGAGTTGTTAGTCGTCAAGGAATGCAGAAATTAGATAAACTTGCAACTGAAATTCTAGGAGAACTAATTCAAACAACTCCAAAACTAAAAATTTATTCTTAG
- a CDS encoding putative sugar O-methyltransferase has product MNTMENQLLDTLVNDQKNVPEIYKPSQYWQKKALSAIREIKKNGLNNLRSSIDINSAASAYGDNTITDARTILETTSLKNRLGLAILNHTSLKKLFDFQVATTKNLLKTVLELEKNKLALSNPERLNHLVENYKIENSINFGCDRISTFRNKDYSTYYLQILDLLDLVESKRSLNKLQSFLEVGPGFGVNIHLIEQNFSNFKKFIVIDIVPNVWVVTEYLRKLYGESVNDYLVTKNMKEIKFKDDTSLEIFVIPPWEIEKISSPIDCFWNSNSFVEMSPEIVKNYAKRFLEIGTKESVYNFITYDRFDPKTTFQPDQIQELFSNVEFEKIVHPILENSERESYFYIGKSK; this is encoded by the coding sequence ATGAATACAATGGAAAATCAACTACTTGATACGCTTGTCAATGATCAAAAAAATGTTCCAGAAATTTACAAACCAAGTCAATATTGGCAGAAAAAAGCACTATCTGCAATAAGAGAAATCAAAAAGAATGGTTTGAACAATCTACGTTCTTCAATAGATATCAATTCTGCTGCATCTGCATATGGTGATAACACAATAACAGATGCACGTACAATTTTAGAAACTACATCATTAAAAAATAGATTAGGTTTAGCAATTTTAAATCATACATCATTAAAGAAATTATTTGATTTTCAAGTCGCTACTACCAAAAATTTGTTAAAAACTGTTCTTGAACTTGAAAAAAATAAATTAGCATTATCGAATCCTGAAAGATTAAATCATTTAGTTGAAAACTATAAAATTGAAAATTCTATAAATTTTGGTTGTGACAGAATATCAACTTTTAGAAATAAAGATTATTCAACTTATTATTTACAAATTTTAGATCTATTAGATTTGGTGGAAAGTAAAAGATCTCTAAATAAATTACAATCATTTCTTGAAGTTGGTCCAGGTTTTGGGGTCAACATACATCTAATCGAACAAAATTTTTCTAATTTCAAAAAATTCATTGTTATTGATATTGTTCCGAATGTTTGGGTTGTAACAGAATATTTAAGAAAATTGTATGGAGAAAGTGTGAATGATTATTTAGTTACCAAGAATATGAAAGAAATAAAATTTAAAGATGATACAAGTCTTGAGATATTCGTTATACCGCCATGGGAAATTGAAAAAATCTCATCTCCTATTGATTGTTTTTGGAATTCAAACTCATTTGTTGAAATGTCACCAGAAATTGTAAAAAATTATGCAAAGAGATTTTTAGAAATAGGAACAAAAGAGTCGGTTTATAATTTTATAACCTATGACAGATTTGATCCTAAAACTACATTTCAACCAGATCAAATTCAAGAATTATTTTCGAATGTAGAATTTGAAAAAATAGTACATCCCATATTAGAAAATTCAGAACGTGAAAGCTACTTCTACATAGGAAAATCAAAATAA
- a CDS encoding ribonuclease P protein component 4, whose amino-acid sequence MKNSKKEIARKRMEILFNNALLNARNNPELAQKQALLIKGISMKFKIAIPPEIRSSFCKKCKKFIVPNISSRVRLGQGNSKSISITCSFCNHVYRKIIKN is encoded by the coding sequence ATGAAAAACTCTAAGAAAGAAATTGCAAGAAAACGTATGGAAATTCTTTTCAATAATGCATTATTAAATGCAAGAAATAATCCTGAACTGGCTCAAAAACAAGCCCTACTAATAAAAGGAATCAGTATGAAATTCAAAATCGCAATACCCCCAGAAATTCGTTCTAGTTTTTGTAAAAAATGTAAAAAATTTATTGTACCGAATATTTCATCTAGAGTTAGACTTGGACAAGGAAATTCAAAATCAATTTCTATAACTTGTAGTTTTTGTAATCATGTTTATAGAAAAATAATAAAAAATTAA
- a CDS encoding ribosome biogenesis protein, whose protein sequence is MQNLHGCNSNQTSLNDQMFTIILVESSLELIPTELSNHQSVLAYSKKFKKNISNTLLDNSWHFGAMKGLENEIKRGRPDIVHLTLLSICTSPAFYQNKIQVFVHTINDEIISINNNTRLPKSYHRFQGLMEKLFLTKKIESESEILIQMENSSLSKLISKINPDEIIGLTTQGQKTTFEKLTHQIKENSCILIGGFQKGHFNKETEKIIETSFSIHDSSLEAHLVASRLVYEYEKTIFI, encoded by the coding sequence ATGCAAAACCTGCATGGATGCAATTCAAATCAAACATCACTCAATGATCAAATGTTTACTATAATTCTAGTAGAATCTTCACTTGAACTAATCCCTACAGAATTATCCAATCACCAATCAGTTTTAGCATATTCAAAAAAATTTAAAAAAAATATATCAAATACGTTACTTGATAATTCTTGGCATTTTGGTGCTATGAAAGGATTAGAAAATGAAATCAAACGTGGAAGACCCGATATCGTTCATTTGACATTATTGTCCATTTGTACATCTCCTGCATTTTATCAAAATAAAATTCAAGTATTTGTTCATACGATAAATGATGAAATCATTTCCATAAACAATAATACACGTTTACCAAAGTCATATCATCGATTTCAAGGATTGATGGAAAAACTATTTCTTACCAAAAAAATTGAGTCTGAATCAGAAATTTTAATACAAATGGAAAATTCCTCGTTGTCTAAATTAATATCAAAAATAAACCCAGATGAAATTATTGGGTTAACAACACAAGGCCAAAAAACTACTTTTGAAAAATTAACTCATCAAATCAAAGAAAATTCATGTATTTTGATAGGTGGATTTCAAAAAGGACATTTTAACAAAGAAACTGAAAAAATTATTGAAACATCATTTTCAATACATGATTCTTCTTTAGAAGCACATCTTGTGGCAAGTAGACTTGTTTATGAATACGAAAAAACCATTTTTATTTAG
- a CDS encoding adenosylcobalamin-dependent ribonucleoside-diphosphate reductase: MVENSQIESSFAEIRKRNGDTTKFDQDKITNAIYKALLATSEGDRDLAQSLTNGVLNKLSSQGFGTENPPSVEDIQDMVESTLIEQGHSEIAKSYILYRHERRKIRDEKMKVLNTKVLDPVSKEFDLNCLRVLASRYLFRNKKNEITETPTQLFERVSILIGIGDLLHDSSVFNAAGTTPQNIEEAKEYLTKLDQFDYKFKIDEYYLNQYHFRGLVNGYIDLAQKGQAKISFKELLTKIAAKEFTDYGARITEYYDLMVNQVFLPNSPTMMNAGGRLGQLSACFVLGMPDDMGKIMKTTSDAALIFKSGGGVGINYSELREEGDIVASTSGVASGPVSFMNIINTVTDVIKQGGKRRGANMGIMDVSHPDIEKFITNKTEPGVLENFNVSVGVWGDFWNALVDSEDGAYTLRSTRDGSPVREINAHHLIDLIATSAWKSAEPGLIFFDLINKYNVFAKARGGPLRATNPCGEQSLYPYESCNLGSINLANLTKRTADGQYEFDWQKYEEIVRKTTRFLDNVIDVNHYPVPEINVASKESRRIGLGVMGVADLLYKLRIPYNSKEGYEFMGKLSEALSYYSMEESVALAQSRGAFPLCSKTEYPEGKIPIAGYYEKPKQRHYYDWDALIAKIQKHGVRHVLTTTVAPTGTLSMLADCSNGMEPTFALVFEKRVTVGRFFYTNKIFEEVLRENGLYSEELLAKVADNYGSVKGIDEIPEWIQNIFVTAMDIHWTDHLMAQAVWQDWIGNAIAKTINMPNDVSAEDVKAAYLLAHELGLKGITVYRDGSRHKQVLHMTGENSQKTFEVTATDYLHDYITNNIKNPYILKQINEALKVVVPQELPRQDHVAAEPEIEEKLCPTCKNTLVLTEGCHICIECGYSGCTSG; this comes from the coding sequence TTGGTTGAAAATTCACAGATAGAGTCATCTTTCGCGGAAATTCGAAAGCGAAATGGTGATACAACAAAGTTTGATCAAGATAAAATTACAAATGCGATCTATAAAGCACTACTTGCAACTAGTGAGGGTGATCGTGATCTTGCACAAAGCCTAACAAATGGAGTTCTTAACAAATTATCATCTCAAGGATTTGGCACTGAAAACCCACCATCTGTTGAAGATATTCAAGATATGGTAGAATCAACCCTGATAGAACAAGGACATAGCGAAATCGCAAAGTCATACATATTGTATAGACACGAGAGACGAAAAATACGTGATGAGAAGATGAAGGTTCTCAACACCAAAGTTCTTGATCCTGTCTCAAAAGAATTTGATCTTAATTGTCTTAGAGTTTTGGCATCTCGATATCTATTTAGAAATAAGAAAAATGAGATTACCGAAACTCCAACTCAATTATTTGAAAGAGTTTCAATTTTAATTGGAATTGGTGATCTTTTACATGATTCTTCTGTATTCAATGCAGCAGGAACCACACCACAAAATATTGAAGAAGCAAAAGAATATCTGACAAAACTAGATCAGTTTGATTATAAATTTAAAATTGATGAATATTATCTAAACCAATATCATTTTAGAGGTTTAGTAAACGGATACATTGATCTTGCACAAAAAGGACAAGCAAAAATTAGCTTTAAAGAACTACTAACAAAGATTGCAGCAAAAGAATTTACTGATTATGGTGCAAGAATTACAGAATATTATGATCTAATGGTAAATCAAGTCTTCTTACCAAACTCACCAACCATGATGAATGCTGGTGGACGTCTTGGACAATTGTCTGCATGTTTTGTATTAGGAATGCCTGATGATATGGGAAAAATTATGAAAACAACTTCTGATGCAGCACTAATTTTCAAATCTGGTGGTGGCGTAGGAATAAACTATTCAGAATTAAGAGAAGAAGGTGACATTGTTGCATCTACATCTGGTGTTGCATCTGGACCTGTATCATTCATGAATATTATCAATACAGTAACTGATGTTATCAAACAGGGAGGAAAGAGAAGAGGTGCAAATATGGGAATTATGGATGTATCCCATCCAGATATTGAAAAATTCATTACTAACAAAACCGAGCCTGGCGTTTTAGAGAACTTTAATGTTAGCGTAGGTGTTTGGGGTGACTTTTGGAATGCACTAGTAGATAGTGAAGATGGTGCATACACATTACGAAGTACACGAGATGGTAGTCCTGTACGTGAAATTAATGCACATCATCTAATTGATCTTATTGCAACATCTGCATGGAAAAGTGCAGAACCTGGTTTAATTTTCTTTGATCTAATTAACAAGTATAATGTATTTGCAAAAGCACGTGGTGGTCCACTTCGTGCAACAAATCCATGTGGAGAACAAAGTTTGTATCCTTACGAATCTTGTAATTTAGGATCAATTAACTTAGCAAATCTTACAAAAAGAACCGCAGATGGTCAGTATGAATTTGATTGGCAAAAATATGAAGAAATTGTTAGAAAAACAACTCGATTCCTAGACAATGTAATTGACGTAAATCACTATCCAGTTCCAGAGATCAATGTCGCATCAAAAGAATCTCGAAGAATTGGTCTTGGTGTAATGGGCGTTGCAGATCTATTGTACAAATTAAGAATTCCATACAACTCCAAAGAAGGCTATGAGTTTATGGGCAAACTATCTGAAGCATTATCATATTATTCAATGGAAGAAAGTGTTGCTTTAGCACAATCTCGAGGTGCTTTCCCACTTTGTTCAAAGACAGAATATCCTGAAGGTAAGATTCCAATTGCTGGATACTATGAAAAACCAAAACAACGACATTATTACGATTGGGATGCCTTAATCGCAAAAATCCAGAAACATGGTGTTAGACATGTTCTTACAACCACTGTTGCACCAACTGGAACATTATCCATGTTGGCAGATTGTTCAAATGGAATGGAACCAACATTTGCTCTTGTATTTGAAAAACGTGTTACTGTTGGAAGATTCTTTTATACAAATAAAATATTTGAAGAGGTTTTAAGAGAAAACGGTCTTTACAGTGAAGAATTACTAGCCAAAGTTGCTGATAACTATGGCTCAGTTAAAGGAATTGATGAAATTCCAGAATGGATTCAAAACATCTTTGTCACTGCAATGGATATTCACTGGACTGATCATTTGATGGCTCAAGCAGTATGGCAAGATTGGATTGGAAATGCAATTGCAAAAACTATCAATATGCCAAATGATGTTTCTGCAGAAGATGTTAAAGCAGCATATTTGCTTGCTCATGAGTTAGGTCTGAAGGGAATTACGGTATATCGTGACGGTTCAAGACACAAACAGGTTCTTCATATGACTGGTGAAAATTCTCAAAAAACTTTTGAGGTTACAGCAACTGATTATCTACATGATTATATCACAAATAATATCAAAAACCCATACATCCTAAAACAAATCAACGAAGCACTAAAAGTAGTAGTTCCACAAGAACTTCCTCGCCAAGATCATGTTGCAGCAGAGCCTGAAATCGAAGAAAAACTATGCCCAACATGTAAAAACACTCTTGTTTTAACAGAAGGATGTCACATTTGCATCGAATGTGGATACAGTGGTTGTACCTCTGGATAA
- the nrdD gene encoding anaerobic ribonucleoside-triphosphate reductase produces the protein MGKQEEDFEEELDMDVDVAADDDDLDIDMDDDSQGDGRLQSTSKRVRMIFSVMASPNRIDILRILNSKGPLTYSELKSLAGFKSKKESGKFAYHLRKLLRQSLVALNKSERRYTITNLGKLVLSLARQIEERSIIESGKMYVRTSHDSIEEFNSDKIIQSLVREGSLPLELSQKITEEVENRIYKFQTTYLTGSLIREMVNNVLLEHGHEEYRNKLARLGMPVFEVQEMFTNVENIQNGVEDILFTSGKNTLAEYLLTNTLPKDIADSHLSGELHISNLGLWSLIPDTIFLSLKELIEDGIELKGKCPSVARISAAKTLDDLKKLLPMIFNLISKESSQEIVVDDLPAVLGKFSKNTDDIEKMLVDVFTMSSTSTSLDKSPTVLSFRIPLSADKKLINAIFSAYNTFVKSTPSPKIGLVVDYEKGKVADHSEILAQTVSLGGNVTFSKGACSTNAIKNSSKTSEPSIKLGSLTINLPRLALESSKDETYFRARLVLLMKPAIAAMATRKKDVSDLIRRGVNPILAEKTQFMQKNNSSIILNFVGVKEAVHKILGHKDDKEGKEILNKVLQTAVDIAHKKGQEMGIDVSISMVDSNDLTRFVTLDSEKYGKNSIMDVLEGDSYSQGLELNPGELDKLTAKSESISDCNKISKILDGGVLVKLPFDAKAKESDIKKAIEKASSLISSFKPNQIK, from the coding sequence ATGGGGAAGCAGGAAGAAGATTTTGAAGAAGAATTAGATATGGATGTCGATGTCGCCGCAGATGACGACGATCTAGATATTGACATGGATGATGATTCTCAAGGTGATGGACGTTTACAATCTACATCAAAACGAGTTAGAATGATCTTCTCTGTTATGGCTAGTCCAAACAGAATCGATATTTTGAGAATCCTAAACTCTAAAGGCCCTTTGACATATTCTGAGCTAAAATCTCTAGCTGGCTTTAAATCAAAAAAAGAAAGTGGAAAATTTGCTTATCATCTGAGAAAACTCCTTAGACAATCACTTGTAGCATTAAACAAATCTGAAAGACGTTATACTATAACAAATCTTGGAAAACTAGTTCTAAGTTTAGCAAGACAAATTGAAGAACGATCCATAATAGAAAGTGGAAAAATGTATGTTCGTACATCACATGATTCCATAGAAGAATTCAACTCTGACAAAATTATTCAATCGCTAGTTAGAGAAGGAAGTCTTCCACTTGAATTATCACAAAAAATTACAGAAGAAGTAGAAAATAGAATCTATAAATTCCAAACAACATATCTTACTGGCTCATTAATCCGTGAAATGGTAAATAATGTTCTATTAGAGCATGGCCATGAAGAATATCGAAATAAACTCGCAAGACTTGGTATGCCTGTATTTGAGGTGCAAGAAATGTTCACAAACGTTGAAAATATCCAAAATGGCGTTGAGGATATACTATTCACTAGCGGGAAAAACACTCTAGCTGAATATTTACTCACAAATACGCTGCCTAAGGATATAGCAGATTCTCATCTATCTGGAGAATTACACATTTCCAACTTGGGTTTGTGGTCACTAATTCCTGATACAATATTTCTAAGTCTCAAAGAGCTTATAGAAGATGGAATTGAATTAAAGGGAAAATGTCCTAGCGTTGCACGAATTTCTGCAGCAAAAACACTTGACGATCTAAAAAAATTATTGCCAATGATATTTAATTTAATATCTAAAGAATCATCACAAGAAATAGTAGTTGATGATCTACCTGCAGTACTTGGAAAATTCTCAAAAAATACAGATGATATTGAAAAAATGTTAGTAGATGTTTTTACAATGTCATCTACCTCTACAAGTTTAGATAAATCGCCAACCGTACTATCCTTTAGAATACCACTTTCCGCTGATAAAAAATTAATCAACGCAATTTTCTCTGCTTACAATACTTTTGTTAAATCCACACCTTCACCAAAAATTGGATTAGTTGTTGATTATGAAAAAGGAAAAGTTGCAGATCATTCTGAAATTCTTGCACAAACTGTGTCTCTTGGTGGTAATGTAACATTCTCAAAAGGCGCATGTTCAACTAACGCAATTAAAAATTCTAGTAAAACTTCTGAACCATCAATTAAACTTGGATCGTTAACTATCAATCTTCCACGTTTGGCACTTGAATCTAGTAAAGATGAGACTTACTTTAGAGCCAGACTTGTATTATTAATGAAACCTGCGATCGCTGCAATGGCAACTCGTAAAAAAGATGTATCTGATCTAATACGACGTGGCGTAAATCCAATTTTAGCAGAAAAAACTCAATTCATGCAAAAAAATAATTCTTCTATAATTCTAAATTTTGTTGGAGTAAAAGAAGCAGTCCATAAAATACTTGGACATAAAGATGACAAAGAAGGAAAAGAAATCTTAAACAAAGTTTTACAAACCGCAGTTGATATTGCTCATAAAAAAGGTCAAGAAATGGGAATTGATGTATCTATTTCTATGGTGGACAGCAACGATCTAACAAGATTTGTCACACTTGACAGTGAAAAGTATGGTAAAAATTCTATTATGGATGTATTAGAAGGAGATTCTTATTCTCAAGGATTAGAATTAAACCCTGGCGAACTTGATAAATTAACTGCTAAAAGCGAGTCAATATCTGATTGTAATAAGATCTCAAAGATATTGGACGGTGGTGTACTTGTTAAATTACCATTTGATGCAAAGGCAAAAGAATCTGACATCAAGAAGGCAATTGAGAAAGCATCTTCACTAATTTCGTCATTCAAGCCAAATCAAATTAAATAA
- a CDS encoding Zn-ribbon domain-containing OB-fold protein, producing the protein MCKLSAKPEFIDAAKSGNILARKCAKCGEILLATVYYCKSCGSKEFGDTILKGAGKVVTYTIMTVPPAGFEDLAPYAWVVMELDDSGIRVSGFLAKISTPEDLPIGTPVKVTGFDERGIVLEKL; encoded by the coding sequence GTGTGTAAATTGTCTGCAAAACCTGAATTCATAGACGCAGCAAAGTCTGGAAATATTTTAGCTAGAAAATGTGCAAAATGTGGTGAGATTCTTCTGGCAACTGTCTATTATTGTAAATCATGTGGAAGCAAAGAATTTGGAGATACTATTCTAAAAGGAGCCGGAAAAGTTGTTACATATACGATAATGACAGTTCCTCCTGCAGGATTTGAGGATTTGGCTCCATATGCTTGGGTTGTGATGGAATTAGATGATTCTGGAATTAGAGTATCTGGCTTTTTGGCTAAAATATCAACTCCTGAAGATCTACCTATTGGAACTCCTGTAAAAGTTACAGGATTTGATGAACGTGGAATCGTCTTAGAAAAACTGTAA
- a CDS encoding thiolase domain-containing protein has translation MERESVCVLGGGSTKYGKLDDSISDITLQASVGAIESAGIEPKEIEAGYISNVFGVADKQVHLGPVVMSNLGISECPSLSIESACGSGSVSFREAFANVAAGFYDAVLVTGTEKVTHTGTDWTTTYFSYCSDFFYEGQAGASFPGLFASMARAYLHEFDATEEDLASVAVKNHENGVLNPKAHLRKKISIDDVMDSAVVASPLKLYDCCPFSDGASSVILCNEKFAKEHSKDYVKVIGSGRGGSPAALQGREQLTTIPSTRIAAEAAYKMAGITAKDVDFAEVHDCFTVAEVVDSEDLGFFEKGTGATAARNGDTKLNGSISINPSGGLKSKGHPIGATGVGQVVEAFEQLTGKSGERTVNDAKIGLTQNFGATGASCAVHIFESV, from the coding sequence GTGGAAAGAGAAAGTGTTTGTGTTTTAGGTGGCGGAAGTACAAAATATGGCAAACTAGATGATAGTATCTCTGATATTACTTTACAAGCATCTGTTGGTGCAATTGAAAGTGCAGGAATTGAACCTAAAGAAATTGAAGCAGGTTACATTTCTAATGTATTTGGTGTAGCTGATAAACAAGTTCACTTGGGACCTGTAGTCATGAGTAATCTCGGAATTTCAGAATGTCCTTCACTTTCTATAGAATCTGCATGTGGTAGTGGATCTGTTTCATTTAGAGAAGCATTTGCAAATGTTGCTGCAGGATTTTATGATGCAGTATTAGTTACCGGTACTGAAAAAGTTACACATACCGGAACCGACTGGACTACAACTTACTTTTCTTATTGTTCTGATTTCTTTTATGAAGGTCAAGCAGGCGCATCATTTCCTGGTTTATTTGCATCAATGGCTCGTGCATATCTACACGAATTTGATGCAACTGAAGAAGATCTTGCAAGTGTTGCAGTAAAAAATCATGAGAATGGTGTATTGAATCCAAAAGCACACTTGAGAAAAAAAATTAGTATTGATGATGTTATGGATTCTGCAGTAGTTGCAAGTCCTTTAAAATTATATGATTGCTGTCCATTTTCTGATGGAGCAAGTTCTGTTATTTTATGTAATGAAAAATTTGCTAAAGAACATTCAAAAGATTATGTTAAAGTAATTGGTTCTGGACGTGGTGGTTCCCCTGCAGCACTGCAAGGACGTGAACAATTAACTACAATTCCAAGTACTAGAATTGCAGCAGAAGCTGCATACAAAATGGCTGGAATTACCGCAAAAGATGTTGATTTTGCTGAAGTTCATGATTGTTTTACTGTTGCAGAAGTAGTTGACAGTGAAGACTTGGGTTTCTTTGAAAAAGGTACTGGCGCAACAGCTGCAAGAAATGGTGATACAAAATTAAACGGTTCAATTTCTATTAATCCTTCAGGCGGTCTAAAATCAAAAGGACATCCAATTGGCGCAACAGGTGTTGGTCAAGTTGTTGAAGCATTTGAACAATTAACAGGAAAATCTGGTGAACGAACCGTTAACGACGCAAAAATTGGATTGACACAAAACTTTGGCGCTACAGGTGCCAGTTGTGCAGTTCACATATTCGAAAGTGTGTAA
- a CDS encoding carbon-nitrogen hydrolase family protein: MSKIALVQFKASTEKEKNLPKILGYIKQAAKNNADMVTFPEYMMFYTPSTQTAKQVAQEAETINGEFVSAVAQSAKDNSIGIVGTMYEKSRKKDRVYDTSFIVNKKGEVTGKYRKIHLYDALGFKESNKMSSGTEIPLPTKTSVGKMGMLICYDLRFPEMSRTLASSGTEILVVPSAWVNGPMKEEHWLTLNKSRAIENGCYVIAPDHLGHVYSGRSLAVDPYGRILLDMKKRQGIGYVNISLDKVHEIRKKLPLLKNRRTDIYSDFKI, translated from the coding sequence ATGTCAAAGATTGCATTAGTTCAATTCAAAGCGTCAACTGAAAAAGAAAAAAATCTACCAAAAATTTTAGGCTACATAAAACAGGCTGCAAAGAACAATGCTGATATGGTTACATTTCCTGAATACATGATGTTTTACACTCCATCAACACAAACAGCAAAACAAGTTGCACAGGAGGCTGAAACTATCAATGGAGAATTTGTTTCTGCTGTTGCACAATCTGCAAAGGATAATTCCATTGGTATAGTGGGTACAATGTATGAAAAGAGTAGGAAAAAAGATCGTGTGTATGATACCTCATTTATTGTAAATAAAAAAGGAGAAGTAACAGGAAAATACAGAAAAATTCATCTCTACGACGCACTTGGCTTCAAAGAATCTAACAAAATGTCATCTGGCACAGAGATACCATTACCAACAAAAACTTCTGTTGGAAAAATGGGTATGCTAATCTGTTATGATCTACGATTTCCTGAAATGTCACGAACATTGGCATCATCTGGTACAGAAATCCTAGTTGTACCATCTGCATGGGTTAATGGTCCTATGAAAGAAGAACATTGGCTAACGTTAAACAAATCTCGTGCAATTGAAAATGGTTGTTATGTTATAGCACCTGATCATTTAGGTCACGTATACTCTGGAAGAAGTTTAGCAGTTGATCCTTACGGTCGCATCTTACTAGATATGAAAAAACGGCAAGGAATTGGTTATGTTAACATATCTTTAGATAAAGTTCATGAAATTAGAAAAAAACTTCCATTATTAAAAAACCGAAGGACTGATATCTATTCTGATTTTAAGATCTAG